A stretch of Dermochelys coriacea isolate rDerCor1 chromosome 6, rDerCor1.pri.v4, whole genome shotgun sequence DNA encodes these proteins:
- the LOC119856563 gene encoding apoptosis-associated speck-like protein containing a CARD isoform X1 translates to MGKTVRDHLVDTLEELGQDELKRFKAKLNAFPVKEGYSNIPRGRLEKADVLDVCDKLISYYREEYAVEVTVKLLTDINERDLADRLCKATGTGSRGEGQQPVPSVGATGKEVSPEGHFVDRYRVQLIERTTQVEPILDLLHGNVLDDEQYQIIRSGITSQEKMRKLYLLMPSWNKACKDQFYDALKAKNKFLIEDLEGN, encoded by the exons ATGGGGAAGACGGTGCGGGATCACCTCGTGGACACCCTGGAAGAGCTGGGGCAGGATGAGTTGAAGAGGTTCAAGGCCAAGCTGAACGCGTTCCCAGTGAAGGAGGGCTACAGCAACATCCCCCGGGGCCGGCTGGAGAAAGCTGATGTCCTGGATGTGTGCGACAAGCTGATCAGCTACTATAGGGAGGAGTATGCGGTGGAGGTGACTGTGAAGCTCCTGACAGACATCAATGAGCGGGACCTGGCAGACAGACTCTGCAAGGCCACAGGGACTG GTTCCAGAGGCGAGGGGCAGCAGCCAGTGCCATCCGTTGGTGCCACAGGAAAGGAA GTCTCTCCAGAGGGGCATTTTGTCGATCGATACCGAGTGCAGCTGATTGAACGTACCACCCAAGTGGAGCCCATTCTAGACCTTCTTCATGGGAATGTTCTGGACGACGAGCAGTACCAGATCATTCGATCCGGGATCACCAGTCAGGAGAAAATGCGGAAGCTGTATCTACTAATGCCAAGCTGGAATAAAGCGTGCAAGGACCAGTTCTATGATGCACTGAAAGCCAAGAATAAGTTCCTCATTGAAGACCTTGAGGGAAATTAA
- the LOC119856563 gene encoding apoptosis-associated speck-like protein containing a CARD isoform X2, with protein MGKTVRDHLVDTLEELGQDELKRFKAKLNAFPVKEGYSNIPRGRLEKADVLDVCDKLISYYREEYAVEVTVKLLTDINERDLADRLCKATGTGSRGEGQQPVPSVGATGKEEGHFVDRYRVQLIERTTQVEPILDLLHGNVLDDEQYQIIRSGITSQEKMRKLYLLMPSWNKACKDQFYDALKAKNKFLIEDLEGN; from the exons ATGGGGAAGACGGTGCGGGATCACCTCGTGGACACCCTGGAAGAGCTGGGGCAGGATGAGTTGAAGAGGTTCAAGGCCAAGCTGAACGCGTTCCCAGTGAAGGAGGGCTACAGCAACATCCCCCGGGGCCGGCTGGAGAAAGCTGATGTCCTGGATGTGTGCGACAAGCTGATCAGCTACTATAGGGAGGAGTATGCGGTGGAGGTGACTGTGAAGCTCCTGACAGACATCAATGAGCGGGACCTGGCAGACAGACTCTGCAAGGCCACAGGGACTG GTTCCAGAGGCGAGGGGCAGCAGCCAGTGCCATCCGTTGGTGCCACAGGAAAGGAAG AGGGGCATTTTGTCGATCGATACCGAGTGCAGCTGATTGAACGTACCACCCAAGTGGAGCCCATTCTAGACCTTCTTCATGGGAATGTTCTGGACGACGAGCAGTACCAGATCATTCGATCCGGGATCACCAGTCAGGAGAAAATGCGGAAGCTGTATCTACTAATGCCAAGCTGGAATAAAGCGTGCAAGGACCAGTTCTATGATGCACTGAAAGCCAAGAATAAGTTCCTCATTGAAGACCTTGAGGGAAATTAA